A window of the Dioscorea cayenensis subsp. rotundata cultivar TDr96_F1 chromosome 14, TDr96_F1_v2_PseudoChromosome.rev07_lg8_w22 25.fasta, whole genome shotgun sequence genome harbors these coding sequences:
- the LOC120275236 gene encoding membrane protein PM19L-like, with protein sequence MARTVVGKSMVTPLLFLNLVMYIIVLGFASWCLNHFINGQSHYPGVAGNGATFYFLVFAILAGVIGVVSKLASASHIRVWRNDSLAAASSSSLIAWAITALAFGLACKEIHLGGYRGWRLRVLEAFIIILALTQLIYVVLLHAGMFSGKYGPGYTDPDYGHEQVPKGSTGVATRA encoded by the exons aTGGCAAGGACTGTTGTTGGAAAAAGCATGGTGACACCACTCTTGTTCTTGAACCTTGTGATGTATATAATTGTCTTGGGTTTTGCTAGTTGGTGCTTGAACCACTTCATCAATGGACAATCTCACTATCCTG GGGTGGCCGGAAATGGAGCAACATTCTACTTCCTAGTCTTCGCAATCCTCGCCGGAGTTATCGGTGTGGTTTCAAAGCTCGCCAGTGCTTCTCATATTAGGGTTTGGAGGAATGACAGCCTTGCtgcagcttcttcttcttctctcattgcATGGGCCATCACTGCCCTTGCTTTTGG GTTGGCATGCAAGGAGATACATTTGGGAGGATATAGAGGATGGAGACTTAGGGTTTTGGAGGCTTTCATTATAATATTAGCTTTGACTCAGTTGATTTACGTGGTGTTATTGCATGCAGGCATGTTTAGTGGCAAATATGGACCTGGTTACACTGATCCAGATTATGGTCATGAACAAGTTCCAAAGGGCAGTACTGGTGTTGCCACCAGAGCTTAA